The Flaviramulus sp. BrNp1-15 genome includes the window ATTACTAACTAAATCTTATTAAACAATGAAAAATCAATCGTTTTTACTTTTAATAGTATTAATGCTGATATGCCCTTTTATGGGCAATAGTCAGGAAGATGGAAAGGATGTAGATCATTCTTATAAGCCATTAAAAATTAATTTAAATGAAGATGGTAGTAAATATTTACGATTTATTACATGGCATCAAATGTGGTTGGAAGCCAATAGCAATCAGAAAGGGTTAAGGCATTCAATTAGAAGATCTCGTGTTTTAGCTTTTGCTCAAATTTCTCCCAGATTCTTAATTTTAACTCACTTTGGCTTAAATAGTTTAGGTGCGGGGAATTTAACCGCAAACCCTAACTCGCAAACAGCAAACAATAGAAGTTTACTCTTTTTACATGACGCTTGGGCAGAATTTGCTATAGAGCCTGGAAAGTTACATATAGGTACAGGATTGCATTACTGGAATGGTATTTCTAGACTTTCTAATCAAAGCACATTAAATATGATGACGCTTGATAATCCAGGAGCTGGAAATGCAGATGCTAGACTTTTCCCATGGAATAACATCACTACAAGTGATCAATTTGCACGTCATTTAGGAATTTATGCAAAAGGATCATTAGGCAATTTTAGTTACAGACTTGCGGCTAATAATGCAAGAACTAATATAGGTACATTAGGACCAAATCCTTCTTTTCAAGTTGATAATATTAGTGGAGCTGGTCTTTGGAATTTTGCTGGATATTTTAAATACGATATTTTCGATAAAGAATCAGACAAGCTTCCATATTTGGTTGGTACCTACTTAGGAAAAAAGAAAGTTTTAAGTTTAGGTGCTGGTTTTTTCCATCATCCAGATGCATTAGCAGTTGGGGATTTAGAAACTAGAGAATCTGTGTCGCATTTTGCTATGGATGCGTTTTATGATGCTCCAGTTAATGAAAATATTGCAATAAACGCATTAGGTGCTTACTATAATTATAAATATGGTGATACCGATGGATTTAACTCTGGCGGATTGGTGCCATCATCAGGAAGTATTCTTCATGGGCAAGTGGGAGTTTTATTTAGAAAAGCGAACTTAATGCCTTATTTAACGTTTAACTCGCAAAATTTAGATGCTACACCAGAAAACAGTAGTGAATTTGGTTTTGGTCTTAATTATTTCATAAATGGTCATTTTGCTAAAATTACAGCCGAATTTACTTCTGGTACTAAAGGCGCTATAGGTGCTGAAGCTACTAATATATTTAGGCTTCAAACACATATCTTTTTATAAACAACTAATTAATTATAACCTTAAAACAACATTTTATGAGTGAAAAACAAAAACATGCAACAGCATATTGGAAGGAAAATCTAAAATACCTTCTAATTTTATTAAGTATATGGTTTGCAGTTTCATATGGAGCTGGAATTATATTCAAAGACGCATTAAACGCAATTAAAATTGGTGGGTTTCCACTAGGATTTTGGTTTGCACAGCAAGGTTCAATCTATGTATTTGTAATATTGATTTTTGTCTATGTTCGCTTGATGAACAAATTGGATAAAAAATATGGATTTGACGATTAATT containing:
- a CDS encoding DUF4212 domain-containing protein, with protein sequence MSEKQKHATAYWKENLKYLLILLSIWFAVSYGAGIIFKDALNAIKIGGFPLGFWFAQQGSIYVFVILIFVYVRLMNKLDKKYGFDD